From Sporosarcina sp. Te-1, the proteins below share one genomic window:
- a CDS encoding nitric oxide reductase activation protein NorD — translation MVKRFIQFNDETIDANQLLLYERLGRALADASFLELTERKLMEFRPREGAISMSVFWRHRSEQLTHLGRLSDLYLLTSGFWKDFSVLTWLHFREEYRTHKCPHFCYELLLLLEEFRLIEKIQKERPGTALAFEARREAMIAFHRDSLASNVQKNFLADALLNKLFISLHDGIYADHSWNGEGLLDLGPVLLMMGQAYDASSTEENTSIAERVIAYVEDIFEKDLVHQYYALGDSVTEENVVFHYHEGMLDADRGEEQVKETIEEVFRSWHRESEDESGVHLEYELEHGRSGKGDGTNAAEGSAEASIEEIGHGRSEGNVSEQWHEDEKDKGKRTQRYAAGHEFGREHTHVIFEEEQVFGEPTKENTDKLFYWREMQKPYVRAFTEEIRKRIELKTESKRERLLKGRLSSKLTTLLVDERPKPFYRKQAPSANLDAVFGLLVDGSASMLDKLDETKMAVLLFHDVLRTLKIQHEISSYYEDAEEASKESQLNRFGMMHTFQDHNQDSGLSILSFEANEDNRDGFAIRWMKKRLMKRSEKHKFLLVFSDGEPSAFGYDRNGILDTREAVLEAEKQGISVIHLFLSTEEPTEDQRELFSHMFGNKTASAHSVESFADQTLRILRKLLAIVIK, via the coding sequence ATGGTAAAACGCTTCATCCAATTTAATGATGAAACGATCGATGCCAACCAACTCTTACTGTATGAACGACTTGGGCGGGCGCTGGCAGATGCTTCATTTCTTGAACTGACGGAGAGGAAATTAATGGAGTTCCGTCCTCGGGAAGGTGCCATTTCTATGAGTGTGTTTTGGCGGCATCGCTCGGAACAACTAACACATCTTGGTCGGTTATCGGATCTCTATTTATTAACATCGGGGTTTTGGAAGGACTTCTCCGTGTTGACATGGCTTCACTTTCGGGAGGAGTATCGAACACATAAATGTCCGCATTTCTGTTATGAACTCCTGCTGCTGCTGGAGGAATTCCGTTTAATTGAAAAAATACAGAAGGAACGGCCAGGCACTGCGTTGGCATTCGAAGCTAGACGTGAAGCGATGATTGCTTTTCATCGCGACAGCCTCGCCTCCAATGTACAAAAGAATTTCCTTGCGGATGCGTTGCTGAATAAATTGTTTATTTCCCTCCATGACGGCATTTATGCAGATCACAGCTGGAATGGAGAAGGGCTTCTCGACTTGGGACCGGTCTTATTAATGATGGGGCAAGCATATGACGCTTCCAGTACAGAAGAAAACACATCTATTGCAGAGCGTGTGATCGCCTACGTGGAAGACATTTTTGAAAAGGATTTAGTTCATCAATATTATGCGCTTGGTGATTCCGTTACAGAAGAGAATGTGGTGTTTCATTATCATGAAGGAATGCTGGATGCCGATCGAGGAGAGGAACAAGTAAAAGAAACAATTGAAGAGGTGTTTCGCTCGTGGCATCGGGAATCCGAAGATGAATCAGGCGTCCATCTGGAATATGAACTGGAGCATGGCCGTTCCGGTAAAGGGGATGGAACAAACGCAGCGGAAGGTAGTGCCGAGGCCTCGATCGAAGAAATTGGGCACGGACGTTCAGAAGGCAATGTAAGCGAACAATGGCATGAGGATGAGAAAGACAAAGGGAAAAGGACCCAACGGTATGCAGCCGGCCATGAATTTGGCCGCGAACACACTCATGTTATTTTTGAAGAAGAACAAGTTTTCGGAGAACCGACTAAAGAGAATACTGATAAACTCTTCTATTGGCGTGAGATGCAGAAGCCATATGTCCGAGCATTTACCGAAGAAATCAGGAAGCGGATTGAATTGAAAACCGAATCTAAAAGAGAACGACTCCTGAAAGGTCGTTTGTCATCTAAATTAACAACCCTGCTCGTGGATGAACGGCCTAAACCATTTTATCGGAAACAGGCGCCGTCCGCCAATTTGGATGCGGTTTTTGGTCTCCTGGTGGATGGTTCGGCTTCCATGCTTGATAAGTTAGACGAAACGAAAATGGCGGTCTTGTTGTTCCATGATGTGCTTAGAACACTGAAGATTCAACATGAAATATCGTCTTACTACGAAGATGCGGAAGAAGCGTCTAAGGAGTCCCAATTGAATCGGTTTGGTATGATGCATACATTCCAAGATCACAATCAAGATAGCGGGCTGTCGATTTTATCATTTGAAGCAAATGAGGATAATCGTGATGGGTTTGCAATTCGATGGATGAAAAAGAGATTAATGAAACGAAGTGAAAAACATAAATTTCTTCTTGTGTTTTCCGATGGAGAGCCGTCTGCATTCGGCTATGATAGAAATGGCATCCTAGATACGAGGGAAGCTGTTCTGGAGGCTGAAAAACAGGGAATTTCCGTTATTCATCTGTTCCTCTCTACCGAAGAACCGACAGAGGATCAAAGGGAACTGTTCAGCCATATGTTCGGAAATAAAACTGCCTCCGCCCATTCCGTGGAAAGTTTCGCAGATCAAACGCTGCGAATTCTGCGCAAGTTGCTGGCAATTGTCATCAAGTAA
- a CDS encoding toxic anion resistance protein: MTENKIMKDDVKSFDDLLENPFNEPLLPKEMQMEKPADSTSVKLMDRLSPEEQEKAKQLADQIPVGNYEAIITYGANAQNELSRFSHKMLDHVQSKDIGPVGDVLSDLMGKLSEIDPEDLSDKKKSGLSRLFSKATRSIQEMMTKYQKLSTQIDRIGVQLEHSKRGLLEDVHMLENLYEQNKTYFQALNVYIAAAELKRDEISNVTIPELRRKAEASNDQMAFQEVNDMAQFLDRLEKRLYDLQLSRQITIQSAPQIRMIQQTNQTLAEKIQSSIMTSIPLWKNQIAIALTLNRQRKAVESQRLVTKTTNDLLLKNSEMLKVNSIETAKENERGIIEIDTLKKTQENLIQTIEETLVIQADGRAKRKAAEVEIARMEEELKQRLLSVHERTQNRPS, from the coding sequence ATGACAGAAAACAAAATAATGAAAGATGATGTGAAATCATTCGATGATCTTTTAGAAAACCCATTCAATGAGCCCTTGCTGCCAAAGGAAATGCAAATGGAGAAACCTGCCGATTCCACTTCGGTAAAGCTGATGGATCGCCTCTCGCCGGAAGAACAGGAAAAGGCGAAACAATTGGCTGATCAAATTCCTGTTGGGAACTATGAAGCCATCATTACCTATGGTGCGAATGCACAAAATGAATTATCAAGGTTCTCCCACAAGATGCTCGACCACGTACAAAGCAAGGACATCGGGCCTGTTGGGGATGTTTTAAGTGATTTGATGGGAAAACTATCCGAAATCGATCCGGAAGATCTGTCCGATAAAAAGAAATCCGGCCTGAGCCGATTGTTCAGCAAAGCTACGCGTTCTATTCAGGAAATGATGACAAAGTACCAAAAACTTAGCACACAAATCGACCGCATTGGCGTTCAATTGGAGCATTCCAAGCGCGGACTGCTGGAAGATGTCCATATGCTGGAGAACTTGTATGAACAGAATAAAACGTACTTCCAAGCTTTAAACGTCTATATTGCAGCCGCAGAACTGAAGCGTGACGAAATCTCCAATGTGACAATTCCTGAATTGCGTCGGAAAGCGGAAGCATCCAACGATCAAATGGCGTTCCAGGAAGTGAATGACATGGCGCAATTTCTTGATCGCTTGGAAAAGAGATTGTATGACTTGCAGCTATCCCGTCAAATCACAATCCAAAGTGCACCGCAAATCCGGATGATTCAGCAAACGAACCAAACGCTTGCAGAAAAAATCCAATCATCGATCATGACGTCAATTCCCCTTTGGAAAAATCAGATTGCTATCGCACTTACCTTAAATCGTCAGCGGAAAGCGGTCGAATCTCAACGTCTTGTAACAAAAACAACAAATGATTTGCTTCTGAAAAACTCGGAAATGTTGAAGGTGAATTCCATTGAAACAGCAAAAGAGAATGAACGAGGCATTATCGAAATCGATACATTGAAGAAAACGCAGGAAAACCTAATTCAGACAATCGAAGAGACTCTTGTGATCCAAGCGGATGGCCGTGCGAAGCGGAAAGCTGCTGAAGTCGAGATCGCCAGAATGGAAGAAGAATTGAAACAGAGACTTCTCTCTGTCCATGAAAGAACACAAAACCGCCCTTCATAA
- a CDS encoding 5-bromo-4-chloroindolyl phosphate hydrolysis family protein, protein MQEVKQFFIRHFITAPVSFGSWLILLLGAGMNFFAATGLMIAMYLGGTFTIKQVQLSSNVKKLGMSRSEYNHIKTQIAEAKGKIKKLNSLYGQVRSVQAFKQVYEMNNLARRILSIVRSNPRKFYHVERFFYSHLDSAVELTSKYSMLVNQPLKDQELRVALQHTRETLNDVNKQLEQDLRSVLATDIEQLQLELDYVDVTMNNNKPLLQMKGDLPHDRKQNNER, encoded by the coding sequence ATGCAGGAAGTCAAACAATTTTTTATACGACACTTCATCACTGCCCCTGTCAGTTTCGGTTCCTGGCTCATTTTATTATTAGGAGCCGGCATGAATTTCTTTGCAGCGACAGGCCTGATGATCGCCATGTATCTCGGAGGCACATTTACGATCAAACAAGTCCAGCTTTCATCCAACGTAAAAAAACTCGGCATGTCGAGATCTGAATATAATCATATTAAGACGCAGATTGCAGAGGCCAAGGGCAAAATCAAAAAACTGAATAGCCTGTACGGACAAGTGAGATCAGTCCAAGCGTTCAAACAAGTATATGAGATGAATAACCTTGCGAGACGCATTTTGTCAATTGTACGAAGCAACCCGCGGAAATTTTATCATGTCGAGCGCTTTTTCTATTCCCATCTCGATTCCGCCGTGGAATTGACATCCAAATATTCGATGCTTGTAAACCAACCGTTGAAGGATCAGGAATTGAGGGTGGCATTGCAGCATACAAGGGAAACATTGAATGACGTCAACAAGCAGTTGGAGCAGGATTTGCGAAGCGTTTTGGCAACAGATATTGAACAGCTCCAATTGGAACTCGACTATGTCGATGTGACCATGAATAACAATAAGCCGTTGCTTCAAATGAAAGGAGACTTGCCTCATGACAGAAAACAAAATAATGAAAGATGA
- a CDS encoding DUF1033 family protein — protein MYEIVYMKADYEPWWMFEDWRSTVVTSKTFQTKDEAEQYFNDLFTKLKREHEFNEKRKNCFFAFWSESERVYCEGCDECLQLYHGIVILHDGIPTDEVLSNNSNSY, from the coding sequence ATGTACGAAATAGTTTACATGAAAGCGGATTATGAGCCGTGGTGGATGTTCGAGGATTGGCGAAGTACTGTAGTGACATCAAAAACTTTTCAGACTAAAGATGAAGCAGAACAGTATTTTAACGATTTATTTACCAAACTGAAAAGGGAACATGAGTTTAATGAAAAAAGAAAAAATTGTTTTTTTGCGTTTTGGTCAGAGTCAGAACGGGTATATTGTGAAGGGTGTGATGAATGCCTTCAACTATACCATGGAATTGTCATCTTGCACGATGGTATTCCAACCGATGAAGTTTTGAGTAATAATTCAAATAGTTACTAA
- a CDS encoding cold-shock protein, with protein sequence MKQGTVKWFNSEKGFGFIEVEGEDDVFVHFSAIQGDGFKTLDEGQHVEFEVVEGNRGLQAANVVKQ encoded by the coding sequence ATGAAACAAGGTACGGTAAAGTGGTTCAACTCTGAAAAAGGCTTCGGATTCATCGAAGTAGAAGGCGAAGATGATGTATTCGTACACTTCTCCGCAATTCAGGGAGACGGATTCAAAACTTTAGACGAAGGTCAACACGTTGAATTTGAAGTAGTAGAAGGCAACCGTGGTCTTCAAGCTGCTAACGTTGTTAAACAATAA
- a CDS encoding ABC-F family ATP-binding cassette domain-containing protein, translating into MIAVSNVSLQFGDRKLFEDVNIQFNPGHCYGLIGANGAGKSTFLKVLSGEIEPQTGQVIMNKDERLAVLKQNHFEYEENEVLDTVIMGHKKLYDIMTEKNAIYMKEDFSDEDGMRAAELEGEFAELNGWEAESEAAILLQGLGIPESLHHVKMSELTGSDKVKVLLAQALFGKPDVLLLDEPTNHLDLKAIQWLEEFLIGFENTVIVVSHDRHFLNKVCTQIADLDFSKIQLYPGNYDFWYESSQLALKMAQDQNKKKEEKIKELQAFVARFSANASKSKQATSRKKALDKIQLEDIKPSSRRYPFVNFQIGREIGNDVLSVQGVSKTKEGKQLLKDATFTMGKDDKIILLGNPLAKTALLEILAEEDQPDEGSIKWGVTTSRSYFPLDNSEFFEGSEETLVEWLRQYSPEDQTETFLRGFLGRMLFSGEEVKKKPSVLSGGEKVRCMLSKMMLNNANVLLLDEPMNHLDLESIQALNNGLIAFKGAMVFTSHDQQFIQTVANRIIEIREDGTIFDKMMQYDEYLEWKEQQAVSN; encoded by the coding sequence ATGATAGCAGTAAGTAATGTTAGTCTTCAATTCGGTGATCGCAAACTGTTTGAAGACGTCAATATACAGTTCAATCCAGGTCATTGCTATGGTTTGATCGGAGCGAATGGTGCCGGTAAATCGACATTTTTGAAAGTCTTATCTGGTGAAATTGAGCCGCAGACCGGCCAGGTCATCATGAACAAAGACGAGCGGTTAGCCGTGTTGAAACAAAATCACTTTGAGTATGAGGAAAATGAAGTACTTGATACGGTCATTATGGGACATAAAAAACTGTATGACATCATGACCGAAAAGAATGCAATTTACATGAAAGAAGATTTTTCCGACGAGGATGGCATGCGTGCTGCCGAGCTGGAAGGTGAATTCGCTGAATTGAATGGATGGGAAGCTGAATCGGAAGCCGCCATCCTACTCCAAGGTCTAGGCATTCCCGAAAGTTTACATCATGTGAAAATGTCCGAATTGACAGGTTCCGACAAAGTGAAAGTGCTTTTGGCGCAAGCCTTATTCGGCAAGCCGGATGTCCTTTTGCTGGATGAGCCGACGAACCACCTTGATTTGAAAGCAATCCAGTGGCTCGAAGAGTTTTTGATCGGCTTCGAAAACACAGTCATTGTGGTATCGCATGACCGTCACTTCTTGAATAAAGTTTGTACACAAATTGCCGATTTGGATTTCTCCAAAATCCAGCTCTATCCGGGGAACTATGATTTCTGGTATGAATCGAGCCAATTGGCGCTCAAGATGGCGCAAGATCAGAACAAAAAGAAAGAAGAAAAAATTAAGGAACTACAAGCATTCGTTGCTCGCTTTAGCGCCAACGCTTCTAAATCCAAACAAGCGACGTCCCGTAAGAAAGCTTTGGATAAAATTCAATTGGAAGATATCAAACCTTCCTCCCGCCGTTATCCTTTCGTCAATTTTCAAATTGGCCGAGAAATCGGAAACGATGTGCTTTCCGTCCAAGGTGTTTCGAAGACGAAAGAAGGCAAACAGCTATTAAAAGATGCCACTTTTACAATGGGCAAAGATGACAAAATCATTCTTCTTGGCAATCCGCTTGCGAAAACGGCGCTTCTTGAAATATTGGCTGAAGAGGACCAACCGGATGAAGGTTCAATCAAATGGGGTGTCACAACCTCTCGTTCCTACTTCCCTCTCGACAACAGTGAATTTTTTGAGGGCTCGGAAGAAACCTTGGTAGAATGGCTACGTCAGTACTCCCCTGAAGATCAAACGGAAACGTTCCTCCGAGGATTCCTTGGACGGATGCTGTTCTCCGGCGAAGAAGTGAAGAAGAAACCTTCTGTTTTATCAGGAGGCGAAAAAGTGCGTTGCATGCTTTCTAAAATGATGTTGAACAACGCCAATGTCCTTCTTCTGGACGAACCGATGAACCACTTGGATCTCGAATCCATTCAAGCATTGAACAATGGATTGATTGCATTCAAAGGTGCCATGGTCTTTACATCACATGACCAGCAGTTTATCCAGACGGTTGCCAACCGGATTATTGAAATCCGCGAGGACGGCACCATCTTCGATAAAATGATGCAATATGATGAATACCTGGAATGGAAAGAACAGCAAGCTGTATCCAATTAA
- a CDS encoding CynX/NimT family MFS transporter, whose protein sequence is MTKRKQAILIILGIFMVAVNMRPAITSIGPMLDTIRDQLNLSNTQVSALTSLPVLCMGIFATLAPVLNRKLGLVKSVLVMLFIIGLLTAVRGVNDSYAVLLLTAFGIGISIAVIGPLLSAMIKQKFPERAASIISVYSFGMGVGASVSAGLTAYVYESTASYRIALGIWSILAIAGILFWLAATRGEVQIQQQNGNDSRTTGISPWKTPKAWIFLLFFGLQASTFFAIITWVVPVVTANGFTLLRASSLLSMMTIIQIIFNLLFPLLIGRFPARRFWLLVILLSGLIGVGFIATGSPSLTWIGAFILGIPLGGLFPIALLLPLDETETASETNDWTAMMQTGGYIMAGILPLLIGVLYDLTSNHQNTLLIIAAFFLLMIVLTFFIGNGKRQHQL, encoded by the coding sequence ATGACAAAAAGAAAACAAGCAATCCTTATTATTCTTGGTATTTTTATGGTAGCCGTCAATATGAGGCCGGCGATCACTTCCATCGGCCCGATGCTGGATACAATTAGGGACCAATTGAACCTATCGAACACACAAGTCAGTGCGCTGACTTCATTGCCTGTCCTGTGCATGGGGATTTTTGCCACATTAGCCCCAGTGCTGAACCGGAAACTTGGCCTTGTCAAATCTGTATTGGTTATGCTTTTCATCATTGGCTTGTTGACGGCCGTTAGGGGAGTGAACGATAGTTATGCGGTTCTCCTGTTGACTGCCTTTGGGATTGGGATTTCCATTGCCGTGATCGGCCCATTGCTTTCCGCTATGATTAAGCAGAAATTTCCGGAGCGCGCTGCATCCATCATTAGCGTTTATTCGTTCGGGATGGGAGTTGGTGCCTCTGTCAGTGCTGGACTGACGGCGTACGTATATGAATCGACTGCATCCTATCGAATTGCCCTCGGCATCTGGTCCATTCTGGCGATCGCCGGCATTCTATTTTGGCTGGCAGCAACAAGAGGAGAAGTTCAAATCCAACAACAAAACGGTAATGACTCGCGAACAACCGGTATCTCTCCATGGAAAACCCCGAAAGCTTGGATTTTTCTCCTGTTTTTCGGATTGCAGGCATCGACTTTCTTCGCAATCATTACATGGGTCGTGCCGGTTGTGACGGCGAATGGCTTCACTTTGCTTCGCGCCAGCTCATTGCTCAGCATGATGACCATCATTCAGATAATCTTTAACTTGTTGTTCCCGCTCTTGATTGGACGTTTTCCTGCAAGACGGTTCTGGCTGTTAGTTATCCTCCTGTCCGGCTTAATAGGCGTTGGATTCATCGCGACAGGAAGCCCATCACTGACTTGGATCGGCGCATTTATTCTCGGAATTCCTCTAGGCGGCCTATTTCCGATTGCTTTACTGCTCCCGCTGGATGAAACGGAAACCGCTTCAGAGACCAATGATTGGACAGCGATGATGCAGACAGGCGGATATATTATGGCGGGGATTCTGCCATTGCTAATAGGAGTCCTTTATGATCTTACAAGCAATCATCAAAATACATTGCTGATCATTGCAGCTTTCTTTCTCCTGATGATCGTGCTGACCTTTTTTATCGGAAACGGCAAGCGGCAACATCAGTTGTAA
- the msrA gene encoding peptide-methionine (S)-S-oxide reductase MsrA, translating into MPREEKFEKAAFAGGCFWCMVKPFKEWDGIVDVVSGYMGGHVENPTYEDVKGGASGHLEVVEITFDPAVFPYEKLLDVYWQQIDPTDAGGQFHDRGHSYSTAIFYYTDKQRQLAEISKDALQQSGRFNKPIVTAIRPAKRFYRAEDYHQDYYRKEKAHYEEDRAKSGRDEFLANHWLK; encoded by the coding sequence ATGCCTAGAGAAGAAAAATTTGAGAAGGCAGCGTTTGCGGGAGGCTGCTTTTGGTGTATGGTGAAACCGTTTAAAGAGTGGGACGGTATCGTCGATGTTGTTTCGGGCTATATGGGAGGACATGTGGAAAACCCTACATACGAAGATGTAAAAGGCGGAGCGTCTGGACATTTGGAGGTGGTCGAAATCACCTTTGACCCAGCCGTGTTTCCGTATGAAAAATTACTCGATGTATATTGGCAGCAAATTGACCCGACGGATGCAGGGGGGCAATTCCATGATCGAGGACATTCGTATTCAACCGCCATTTTCTATTACACGGACAAGCAGCGGCAATTGGCGGAGATTTCAAAGGATGCCCTGCAACAAAGCGGCCGCTTTAATAAGCCGATTGTGACCGCCATTCGCCCTGCCAAACGGTTTTATCGTGCGGAAGATTATCATCAGGATTATTATAGGAAAGAAAAAGCCCACTATGAGGAAGACCGTGCCAAGTCGGGCCGAGATGAATTTCTTGCGAATCATTGGTTGAAATAA
- a CDS encoding YjcZ family sporulation protein, whose translation MGNEYCGGGGGYGSSFVLIVVLFILLIIVGASFIY comes from the coding sequence ATGGGAAATGAGTATTGCGGCGGCGGCGGAGGCTACGGCTCATCTTTCGTACTGATTGTGGTCCTCTTTATTTTGTTGATCATTGTAGGGGCATCTTTTATTTATTGA
- a CDS encoding LCP family protein produces the protein MEEQYEGPLPRRRRRKKLRIGRVILTLLIFFFLIASCYSYFQFNAGKSMAKGHEIDPGPFKGDLVDPKNPSVENFLLLGIDDDGSGRSRTDTMMVLSWDKKEGKMRLISFMRDIYADIPGYKSYKLNTAYYLGGVQTAKDTISGMFDIPLHHYAIIDFDNFEAIVDAAFPGGIEMDVEKEMSEKIGVTLTPGIHQLNGKELLGYARFRADAEGDFGRVARQQKVISAVKEEALRPGMLLHVPKLAGAVSGFVQTDLSTKDELTRALTVMMNRGAKIDTMTVPVEGSYSFNSYAHAGSVIELDLQKNKDAIAEFLQQKE, from the coding sequence ATGGAAGAACAATACGAAGGACCTTTACCTCGGAGAAGGAGAAGAAAGAAGCTCCGCATAGGCAGGGTCATTCTTACGCTGCTCATATTTTTCTTTCTCATAGCAAGCTGTTATTCCTATTTTCAATTTAATGCAGGAAAATCGATGGCGAAGGGACACGAAATTGATCCGGGACCATTTAAAGGGGATCTGGTTGATCCAAAGAACCCTTCGGTCGAGAACTTTCTTCTTCTCGGCATTGACGATGATGGCAGCGGACGCTCCCGGACAGACACGATGATGGTCTTGTCATGGGATAAGAAAGAGGGGAAGATGCGTCTGATCTCATTTATGCGAGATATTTACGCTGATATTCCTGGATATAAATCGTACAAATTAAATACAGCTTATTATTTAGGCGGCGTGCAAACCGCGAAGGATACGATTTCAGGCATGTTCGACATCCCTCTCCATCATTATGCGATTATTGATTTCGACAATTTCGAAGCGATCGTAGATGCAGCCTTCCCTGGCGGGATCGAAATGGATGTGGAGAAGGAAATGTCTGAGAAGATAGGTGTGACGCTTACGCCGGGCATCCATCAGCTAAACGGCAAAGAGTTGCTGGGGTATGCCCGTTTCCGAGCCGATGCAGAAGGTGATTTCGGCAGGGTGGCAAGGCAGCAAAAAGTGATCTCAGCGGTGAAAGAAGAGGCTTTGCGACCGGGTATGCTGCTGCATGTTCCGAAACTGGCAGGTGCCGTTTCCGGCTTTGTCCAAACGGACTTAAGCACGAAGGATGAGCTCACTCGTGCCCTCACGGTCATGATGAATCGGGGAGCAAAGATTGACACGATGACGGTTCCAGTGGAAGGCTCCTATTCGTTTAACTCCTATGCACACGCAGGTTCCGTTATTGAACTGGATTTGCAAAAAAACAAAGATGCGATTGCTGAATTTCTTCAGCAAAAGGAATAA